The Myxocyprinus asiaticus isolate MX2 ecotype Aquarium Trade chromosome 26, UBuf_Myxa_2, whole genome shotgun sequence genome has a window encoding:
- the ctxn2 gene encoding cortexin-2 codes for MCSVHYNHSLTAMSGSDIMAYSLSLEQKTAFAFVGMLLVFLGLLIVRCFRILLDPYSSMPSSSWGDGLEGLEKGTFEYALT; via the coding sequence ATGTGTAGTGTTCACTATAACCACAGCCTTACGGCCATGAGCGGCAGTGACATCATGGCCTATTCTCTGAGCCTAGAACAGAAAACAGCATTTGCATTTGTGGGGATGTTGCTGGTGTTTCTCGGGTTATTGATCGTCAGGTGTTTCAGGATCTTGTTGGACCCTTACAGCAGCATGCCCTCATCCAGCTGGGGTGATGGGCTGGAGGGGCTTGAGAAAGGGACGTTTGAATACGCCCTGACCTGA